GCTTTCAGCTCTTACGCTTGCCATTTCAATATCAGCTTCATAAACAGGGCCGTCAGGAGTAACGATATTGACTTTTAAGGTCTTCATGCTTTTAACCTCCTAGGACGGTTTATACTTCTACACCCATATTTTTCGCATTCTCAATGACGTCCTCAATCCCGCCGACAAGACGGAATGCATCTTCCGGAAGATGATCATATTTGCCTTCAAGAATGGCTTTAAATCCTGCTACTGTATCTTTTACTTGTACGTAAGATCCTTTTTGTCCGGTAAACTGCTCGGCTACGTGGAAGTTTTGCGACAAGAAAAACTGGATTCTGCGCGCACGTTGAACGACAAGCTTGTCTTCATCAGAAAGCTCATCCATGCCAAGAATCGCAATAATGTCTTGCAGTTCTTTATAGCGCTGGAGAGTCTGCTGCACCCTGCGAGCCACTTCATAATGCTCTTCACCGACAATTTCGGGAGAAAGCGCTCTTGAAGTCGAAGCAAGCGGATCAACTGCTGGGTAAATACCCATTTCTGATAATTTACGTTCTAGGTTTGTCGTTGCATCCAAGTGAGCAAACGTCGTAGCCGGAGCCGGGTCAGTATAGTCATCGGCAGGTACATAGATCGCTTGGATCGACGTAACAGAACCTACGTTTGTTGAAGTAATCCGTTCTTGCAGCTGTCCCATTTCTGTCGCAAGCGTAGGCTGATAACCAACGGCAGAAGGCATACGGCCTAGCAGGGCAGAAACTTCAGAGCCAGCTTGTGTAAAGCGGTAAATGTTGTCGATAAAGAACAGTACATCCTGTCCTTGTTCATCACGGAAATGTTCAGCCATTGTCAAGCCCGTTAAAGCTACACGCATACGTGCTCCAGGAGGCTCGTTCATTTGGCCGAATACCATCGCTGTTTTTGTAATAACGCCTGAATCGCTCATTTCGTGGAAAAGATCATTTCCTTCACGAGTACGCTCTCCGACGCCGGCAAATACAGATATTCCGCCGTGCTCTTGAGCGATGTTGTTAATTAACTCTTGGATTAATACCGTTTTACCTACACCGGCTCCGCCAAATAAGCCGATTTTACCGCCCTTGATGTAAGGAGCCAGCAAGTCAACGACTTTAATGCCGGTTTCAAGAATCTCAACCTCAGTAGATAGCTGATCAAATGCCGGAGCTTGTCTGTGGATCGGATCTTTTTTTACATCCGCTCCAACTGGTTCATCTAAATCAATGTTTTCACCTAATACATTGAACACACGGCCGAGTGTTGCGTTTCCGACCGGTACAGAGATTGGAGCTCCCTGGTCAGCTACTTCCATTCCGCGAGTAACTCCATCCGTAGAATCCATCGCAATCGCGCGAACGGAATCATCACCCAAATGAAGGGCAACTTCTAATGTTAATTCAATACTTTGTTCATTTTCACTTTGAGCTTTATGTGAAATTTTTAGTGCGTTATAGATATCAGGCAGATGACCGTCTTCAAATGTTACGTCGACGACAGGTCCCATCACCTGGCTTACACGTCCTTTATTCATCGCTTTCCCTCCTATCAAACTACGGCTATTCTAAAGCAGCTGCACCGCCGACGATTTCTGTAATCTCTTGAGTAATCGCTGCTTGGCGTGCGCGGTTGTATGAAAGTGTAAGAGAATCAATAATCTCTTTTGCATTGTCGGTAGCGTTTTTCATCGCCGTCATTCTTGCTGCATGCTCACTTGCTTTGCTGTCGAGCAACGCACCATAAATAAGGCTCTCGGCATACTGAGGCAAGAGAACCTCCAATATGCTTTCCTCTGAAGGTTCAAATTCGTAGCTTGCCGTCTTCTTACCCGTCGCAAGATCCGTTAGCGGAAGTAATTTTTTTTCGGTTACTTCCTGAGCTATTGCGCTCACATAGTGGTTATAGAAGATGTACAGCTCATCAAACGTTTCATCGGTGAACATTTGCAGCGTCTGGTAGGTTAGATCCTTAACTTCCATGAAAGTCATCTCATCACTAATGCCGGTTTTTTCGGCGATGACTGGCACTCCACGTTTTTTGAAGAAGTCTCGGCATACTTTACCTACTGCGATGACAGCATACTCATCCGTTGATTTATGGCGCTTGTTGATTGCCTGATAAGCTCCTCTAAGTACGTTAACGTTAAATGCTCCTGCCAATCCGCGGTCAGATGTAATGACAACATATCCGGTCTTCTTCACCGGGCGCTTTTTTAGCATGGGGTGGGTCGCGTCGCTCGTGCCAAGCGCAACATTCGCTACAACTTCCTGTATTTTTTCCATATAAGGGACAAACGCCTTTGCACTGTTCTCCGCACGGTTTAATTTAGAAGCCGAAACCATTTGCTGGGCTTTTGTAATTTGGCTCGTTTTTTTATTCGAGTTGATCCTTGATTTTATATCCCGTAATGAGGCCAAAAGGTTTCACCACCTTATTTTTGCGTTCTCGTATTTTTTGAAAAGAGAGAAAAAGATCACTGCTTTTTCTCATCTTTTTAATTCAGTTCAGCTGCTAGGCGCAAACGTGTGTTTAAATGCCTCAATGGCTCCTTTGAACTCTGCATCTTCAGGAAGGTTTCCTGTCGTTTTGATCGATTCAAGAAGCCCTTTGTGATTTTGTTCAAGGAACATAAAGTATTCTTCTTCAAAGCGTTGAATATCGGCTACCGGAACGTCATCAAGGTATCCTCTTGTCAATGCATAAAGAATTGCAACCTGTTTCTCGACACGGAGCGGCTGATGCAATCCTTGTTTTAGAACTTCAACAGTACGCGCACCGCGATTCAGCTTCGCTTGGGTTGCTTTGTCCAAATCAGATCCGAACTGGGCAAAAGCTTCAAGCTCACGATATGATGCAAGGTCAAGACGCAAAGTACCGGCTACCTTTCTCATCGCTTTAACTTGTGCGGATCCTCCAACACGCGAAACTGAAAGTCCCGGGTTAACCGCTGGACGTACTCCTGAGAAGAACAAATCAGACTGAAGGAAGATTTGGCCGTCAGTAATCGAGATAACGTTTGTTGGAATATACGCCGAGATATCGCCAGCCTGTGTTTCAACGAACGGCAAGGCTGTCATAGACCCGCCGCCAAGTGAATCATTTAACTTGGCCGCACGCTCGAGTAAGCGGGAATGAAGATAGAAAACATCTCCAGGGAACGCTTCACGGCCTGGCGGGCGACGAAGAAGCAAAGAAAGTTCGCGGTAAGCATTCGCCTGTTTTGAAAGATCATCATAAATAACCAAAACATGCTTTCCGTTGTACATGAATTCTTCACCCATCGTTACCCCTGCATAAGGAGCAAGGAACAGCATCGGTGCTGGCTGGGATGCAGAAGCGGTTACGACGATTGTATAATCAAGGGCACCGTTTTTGCGTAATGTTTCTACAACACCTCGTACAGTCGATTCCTTTTGTCCGATTGCTACGTAGATACAGATCATATCCTGATCTTTTTGATTGAGGATCGTATCGATCGCTACAGATGTCTTACCTGTTTGGCGGTCTCCGATGATTAACTCACGCTGGCCGCGGCCGATTGGAATTAACGCATCGATAGATTTAATACCGGTTTGAAGCGGTTCGTGAACCGATTTACGCGCCATGACGCCAGGTGCTTTGCTTTCGATCGGGCGAGTTTTGCTCGTTAAGATCGGTCCCATGCCATCAACTGGCTGTCCAAGAGAGTTCACGACACGTCCGATGAGCTCCTCACCGACTGGAACCTCCATGATACGTCCTGTCCGTTTCACTTCGTCTCCTTCGCGAATTCCCTTGTAAGAACCGAGGATAACGATACCTACGTTTGACGTCTCAAGGTTTTGAGCGAGACCCATGACACCATTGGAAAACTCAACAAGCTCTCCTGCCATTACATGGTCTAATCCATGAACACGGGCAATACCGTCTCCGACTTGTATGACAGTACCTACATCATGAACTTCGATCTCTGATTGGTAATTTTCTATTTGCTGTTTAATTAACGCACTAATTTCTTCAGCTTTGATGCTCATTTAGGTTTCACCCCTTCTACGATATTTCTCCTGACAGCTGACGTTCGATACGGGCTAATTTGCCGCTGATACTGCCGTCATAGATTCGGTTTCCAATGCGGATTTTCACACCGCCTATTAAATCCGGATCGATCTCGTTGCGTACGCGAAGAGAGAAAACTCCGGCTTTTTTTGCAAAAACTTCAGATAGAGCGGTAAGCTCTTTTTCCTGTAACGGCTTTATTGAATAGACGATTGCATCTTCTCGTTCGCGAATCTTATTCGCAAGACTGGAGAAGTCCACGGCAAGCTCAGGAATTGCCCGTATTCTGTGGCGGTCTATCATTAAAAACAATGTGTTAAGAACCGGTTCAGATATGGCTGCAAACGACTTTTTGATCAGCGTTTTTTTTGATTCGGCGGAAACTTTAGGATTGAGTAACAGGTTTATTAGCTGATTTTCAGCCAAAAACACCTCTCTCACAACCTGAAGTTCTTCTTCAATTTCGTTTAAAGCAGAGCGTTTAAGCGCAATCTCAAACAAAGCAGTTGCGTATGGCTTGCTGATATCTGATCCGCTCATCGGCTTTCTCCGATTTCTTTCAGGTAATCCTGAATCAGCTGCTCTTGGGCTTGTTCATCAAGCTCTTTTTCAATAACCTTCGAGGCAACCAAGACAGACAAGGAAGCAACCTGTTCACGCAGCGCTGAAACTGCCTGCTCTCTTTCCTTGACAATCTCTTGTTTCGCTGATTCCTTTAAACGCTCTGATTCATTACGTGCTGCTTGGATAATCTCGCTTTTTTGCTGTTCACCCAGCTTTTTCGCATTCTCGATCAGGCTTTGAGACTCTGCTCTCGCCTTTTTCAAAAGCTCCTGCTGCTCTTCAATCATCTGCTTCGCTTCCGCATTTCGTTTTTCAGCGGACGTAATCTCGCTGGCAATATGATCCTCACGCTGCTTCATCACATTCAAAAGCGGCTTTAAAGCATATATTTTCAGCAGCCACAGCAATACCAAGAAGGCTGCTATTTGAAATAAGATATCTCCGCCGTTAAAATCTAACCCACCGGCTCCTAAAACCAAAGGTGCTTTTACCATCGTTCTAACGTCAACTCCCTTCCACAGTCTTAGCTGAATTCTATGGATTTCGATTTCATCATACATAAAGGAATGGCGAAGGTTCGCTTGGAATGTTCTTCGCCATCTCGTTTTTCATATAAGGCTTTCTTATAAAAAGAATGCAAGCAATGCGATAACCGCAGCAATAATCGGTACAGCTTCTACTAGAGCGACCCCGATAAACATTAACGTACGAAGTTGTCCCGCTGCTTCAGGCTGACGAGCAACTCCCTCAACTGTTTTTGATACGATAAGTCCGTTACCAATACCTGCACCTAGTGCAGCAAGTCCAATTGCAATTGCAGCTGCCAATAAATTCATTATAAAATCCTCCTTTAAATTATATCGATATATGGATATGGGTTTCTAATTAGTGGTCATGGCTCACTTTATGTGCCATATATACCATTGTTAACATGGTGAATACAAACGCCTGGATTGTTCCGATAAATAAACTGAATGCCATCCAAGCAAGGGTAAGCGGGAAAGAACCGATCGTTCCCAGCAAGCCAAGAAAAACGTTTTGAGTATAAAAATTAGTTGCAAGACCCGCAAGCAAGCCGAGCAGGATCTCTCCGGCAAATATGTTTCCATAAAGCCGCAATCCAAGAGTAAGAGTGTTTGCAAACTCTTCAATGATTTTCAATGGGAACAAAAATTTAATCGGGCTGAAATAATCTGAGAAATAGCCTTTTGCACCCTTCATTTTCACCCCGTAATAATGGGTCAAACAGACAACCATTACAGCAAGAGTTAAGGTTATCGCAGGGTCTGCCGTAGGTGATTTCCACCAAAGATTGTGGCCCTCGGTAATCGCCATTGGCAAGCCAAGCATGTTGGAGACAAATATGTACATAAGCAGTGTGACACCAAGTGCTAAAAAGTTTGCACCCGTCTTCCAATCCATCGTACTGCTGATAATGCTGCGAACGAAATCTATAATCCATTCCATCGCATTTTGCATACCTGTTGGACGCATGGCAAGTCTTCTTGTCCCAATTACCGCAATGATAAAGACAATAACGCTAGCCACTGTTATCATCAGGACATTCGACAAGTTAAATGTGAGTCCTAAAAACTCCCATGTCTGAGCTCCGTGTGTCAATGGGTATTCACCTCACTTTCGCCGATGAACGTTTTAGTTGGATAAAGGAATCTATCAAAATAACAGGATAAATCATCATCAATCCAACAATGACTGCCACCATGTTAAACTGATCTGAAAAGCGGTAGGCGATAGCTACTGCAATAACAGCATTCGCTATTCTGGCGGCAGAGCCAACAGACCTGAATGCCTTGCCGTTTTCTGCTGCTTGTCCAAAAGCCTTCATTCTTCTGACCAATAACCATAGATTCATCATGCTGAACACAGTTCCCAAAATGAGTCCCTGGAATTCGGTCTTGAACATTGTAAATCCAGCACCTAAAAAGCAGACTGCCAAAATAAAAAACAAATACTTAAGTTGTCTGCGAAGCATTAGGCTGGGATCGCTCATCTACTACTCAGTCTCCTGATGAAAATATTGTGTTTCTCCGGGGAATAGTCTGCAGGAAAAACCCTTACAGAAAAACCCAGATGAAGAATAAAGTGCTTTTAACAAAGGTGAAAATAAAACCAACCATCCAGCCATCTCCCCATAAAAGGCAGCAGCCACATTCGAAAGATTTAATAATAGGCCAAAAGCCATACGGATGATGAGGTTTATTCTCATAAAAAAGGGCATATACCAGGGGAGTTAAAGGGGGTATGAAAACCTTATCAAATTACCCTTGTTTAGCATACAATAGCGCCTATTGTATGTCAATCTGTTTAAAGTTAAAAAACCGTTCGCATCTAAAGGCTACACAGAATGTTCACATTTTTAGCAAAAACAGAATTGTACAAGTTCACTGCCTATTCTTTTTTGTGCGAACTACTTACAGGTAATGACATTGATCGAGACGTTCGACCCGATAATATCATTCTCCTAAATCATTTTAGAACATAAAAAAGAGAGACAGGCCAAGCCTCATCCCTCTAAATACCATCTTTTTCCCGTTACTTCGTTCCAAACATGCGGTCTCCTGCATCACCAAGTCCGGGAATGATGTATCCTTTTTCATTCAGCTTTTCATCGAGTGCTGCGATATAAATGTCAACGTCAGGGTGATACTTTTGAACTTCTTCTACACCTTCCGGGGCTGCAATTAAGCACATAAAGCGAAGATTTTTCGCTCCTCTTTTTTTCATGCTGTTCAAAGCTTCAACCGCAGATCCTCCTGTCGCAAGCATTGGATCGACAACGATAAATTCGCGTTCTTCGACGTCAGATGGAAGCTTGACGTAATATTCAATCGGCTTTAGCGTCTTAGGATCACGATAAAGTCCGACGTGGCCTACTTTCGCAGCAGGTATCAGCTTTAGAATGCCGTCAATCATTCCCAGCCCCGCTCTTAAAATCGGAACGACTCCCAGCTTCTTTCCGGAAATGACTCTGGATTTTGCCTTCTGAACCGGTGTTTGTACGTCCACCTCTTCCGTTGACAAATCTCTTGTTATTTCAAAAGCCATTAAAGTAGCAACTTCGTCCACCAATTCTCTGAATTCTTTTGTTCCCGTATTTACATCACGGATGTATGTAAGCTTATGCTGAATCAACGGATGATCAAACACATATACCTTTCCCACTATCCTTCACTCCTTCTTATTAAGCAGCAGGCCGCTCTCATCTTACACTTCAATTGATTCTACAAAAAAAGACAACAGTTTTCAACGATTGAGTGAAATAGGCATTTTTTTCTAAATAAAAACCTGATTTCCTTTTACAGAAATCAGGTTAATTTTCTTAATAATCAATTTCAGAATAAAGCGGGAATTTTTCTGTCAAAGACTCTACGCGTTGTGCAGCTTCTTTAAGTTTTTCTTCGTCTTCCGGATTTTTAAGGGCTAGTGAAATAATTGCCGCGATTTCATCCATCGCTTCTAAGTCAAAGCCTCTCGCTGTCACTGCAGCTGTTCCGATGCGAATTCCGCTTGTTACAAATGGGCTTTCCGGGTCAAAAGGTATTGTGTTTTTGTTTACGGTAATTCCAATCTCATCAAGCACATGTTCAGCAGTTTTTCCGGTAATGCCCAACGATCTGACATCAAGCAATACTAAATGGTTGTCCGTTCCGCCGGAAACAAGCTGGATTTCTTCTTTTAACAAAGCCTCTGCCAGTCTGTTCGCATTTTCAACGACTTGTTTTGAATAGTCTTTAAATTCGTTTGTTAATGCTTCTCCGAACGAAACTGCCTTTGCAGCAATAACGTGCATCAGCGGTCCGCCTTGGATTCCAGGGAAAATTGACTTATCAATCTTTTTGCCGAATTCTTCCTTACATAGGATCATGCCGCCGCGAGGTCCGCGCAATGTTTTGTGAGTAGTCGTTGTAACAAAGTGGGCATGAGGAACCGGGTTCGGATGAAGTCCTGTGGCGACAAGGCCGGCGATATGAGCCATATCAACCATAAAATACGCCCCAACTTCGTCTGCTATCTCACGGAATTTTTCAAAATCGATGACGCGTGGATAAGCACTTGCACCAGCAACAATCAATTTAGGTTTATGTTTAAGGGCTTTTTCACGGACATCCTGATAATCAATAATGTGGGTATCCTTGTCTACTCCGTATTCAATGAAGTTGTACTGTACACCGCTGAAATTAACAGGGCTGCCGTGTGTCAAATGTCCGCCGTGAGAAAGATTCATACCGAGCACTGTATCGCCAGGCTCTAAAATTGTAAAATATACTGCCATATTGGCTTGAGCGCCTGAATGAGGCTGAACATTTACATACTCTGCACCGAATATTTCCTTCGCACGATCTCTGGCAATATCCTCTACAACATCAACATATTCACAGCCGCCGTAATATCTTTTTCCGGGATATCCTTCGGCATATTTATTCGTTAAGACGGATCCTTGAGCTTCCATCACAGCCTCAGATACGAAGTTTTCAGAAGCAATCAATTCAATTTTAGACTGCTGGCGCTTACGCTCATTCTGAATCGATTGAAACACTTGCTTGTCTTGCTCAGGTAAATATTTCATATGCAAATTCCTCTCCTATCGACATCCGTGTTGTCATATTTTATTCCATAACTATTGTACATGTTTTTTCTGCAAAATGTAAAAGTTTTTTTAAAATAATTGCATTTTCAACCCCAAAACCGAATATTAGAATAAAATAAAATAATGATAGTTCGTTATTCAATAGGATCCAGCAAATTATTTCAAATAAACGGCTCGTTCACCGCCGATTAATTTCGGACGTGTTCGCGCCACGGTGAGGTGGGCGGATCCCAGTGAACGTACAGAAAGCCGGACCGGAACCGCTACATGTTTTAAATGCATGCCGATAAAGGTATCTCCAATGTCGATCCCAGCATCTGCCTGAATGTGCTCTACAAGAACCGGCTCATCCATGTTTTGATACGCATACGCAGCCATTGAACCTCCTGCGCGTTTAACAGGTATTGCAGAAACGACAGGGAGGTTTCTTGCAGCAGCTATTTTTTCTTCAACGACGATTGCACGGTTCAAATGCTCACAGCATTGAAAAGCGACTTCAACCCCAGTTTCCTTTTTCAGTTTGGCAAGCCCTTGAAAAATAATCTCCGCAATCTCTTCACTTCCGGAAGTCCCTATATGTTCTCCAGCTATTTCACTCGTACTGCATCCAATAACAATCAGCTGATTTTCCTTTAAGCTTGTCTTCTCCTGAAATTCATTGAGGATTAAAAGCCAATCCTGCTGCAGGTTTTGCATGCTCATCATCCTTTATAGGGTAGATTTTTCATAATCTGAAATTTTTTCAATTCTTTTGGAATGACGGCCACCGAGAAATTCTGTCGTTAGCCATATTTTAGCGATTTCCCTTGCAAGCCCAGGGCCAATTACTCGTTCGCCCAAGGCTAGAACATTCGTATCATTATGCTCTCTTGTTGCTTTTGCGCTGAACGTATCATGAGCAAGCGCACAACGAACACCGTTTACCTTATTCGCAGAAATGCTCATTCCGATCCCGGTTCCGCAAATTAAAATGCCTCTGTCCACTTCACCTGAAGCGACCTTATGCGCCACCGGAAATGCATAATCGGGATAATCGACGGAGCCCGAATTGCAATCACAGCCTATGTCCAAGTAATCGATCTTCATTTCTTTCATTAAATTAATGATTTCTTCACGTATATGAATGCCTCCGTGGTCAGAAGCAATGGCAACCTTCATGATTATGCTCTCCTTCTCCTCATGCTATTCACTTTCATTTTACCCTTCACGATCGTAATTTTAAAGCTATTCCTCTATCTTGCTAATGAGCTTCATGATGAGGTCCCTCAATTCATCACGAGTGCCTTGGTAGACGGATAAAGGTCCGCCAAATGGATCGGCAATATCACCTGGTTCATTATTGACATAGCCTTTTAACGAATAGATCTTTTCTTTATATTCGGCAAATTTTTTATAAAGTATTTCCTTGTGTTGCTCTGTCATCGTCAGAACAAGATCAGCCCATTCCATATTTTCTTCTGTTAGAGGAGATGTTTTATGGTTTAATGCGATGCTTTTTTCAAATAAAGCATCCATCGCTTGAATAGATGCCCTTCCTCCTTTAACAGCGAAAATCCCGGCAGATCGAACGGACGCATCTATATTTTTTTCCTCAACAACTGACTTAAATAAAGCTTCAGCCATCGGACTCCTGCAAGTATTGCCGGTACAAACGAACAATATATTCACTCCGATCACTCCTTTAACGATATTATATAGGAAAAAGCATTAAAACGATAACAACGTTGCATCAGGTTCTCTCCTGTTTCTTTTTTATATAAGAAAAAGCAGCCAATCCTATGATTCGCTGCGTTTAGATAGGCAATAATAATTTTAATCCAAAACCAAGCAATATGGCTCCTCCAAGGGCTTCACTATATGTACCAAAATGTTCCTGAACCTTTTTACCGATCAACAGCCCAAACCATGTCAGTACCATACTAAATAAGCCAAACATCAAAATCGTTAACAGCGGCTTTGTTCCATAGATCCCCAAGCTGAGACCAACAGAAAAGCTGTCCAAGCTTACACTAATGGCAAAAAGGAGCAATCCATATCCGGTAGGAGTAACGAAGGGAGCCTCGTCTTTTTTTAGTGAGGCATAGATCATCTGAACACCTAGAATCGCAAGCAACGCTCCGCCTATATATACAGCCACTTCACCTAGAACTCCTGACAAAAAATACCCGGCAGCCATGCCAAGCAGCGGCATTATAATATGAAACAGGCCGATGACTACTCCGATTCGAAAAATTTGCTGGAGCCGCAATTTAACCATTCCCATTCCAAGACCAATTGAGAAGGCGTCCATTCCAAGCGCAAACGCCACTATACATAATGTAAGTATTTCCCCCATCAAGAAGTCAATGTTCATCCGTAACCTCCTTGGACACACCTGTAACGATAGCTTATGCATGTCCAAGAAGAGATAGAACTTACTCCCCGAGGCTAAACCTAAAGCTGGAGCATTTTATTTCCTGCTGCTTTAAGAAGCCGATTCATAATCGCTTTTCCAACCCCTTCATCCGGAAAGCTTTCGGCTAAAAGGATATCAAGCTCATCATCATCAAAGCTTCGAAGCGTATCATATAAACTATAGGCTACGGTATCCAGCTTGCTCCGGCTGCCGCATGACTTAACCGAAGAAGCATTATATACAGATTCCCGCTCCTTTGTTGTTAATATTCCTACTCTCAGACCTTCCTGCCTATACCGGTCAGCAAGCTCTTGTATTTGCTCCGGTCTTCCATCAACAATTGTTAGCGGAGCTACCGGAGCATAGTGCCTATACTTCATCCCTGGAGAGATCGGCGCCTTTCTTTCATCCGTTAACGCCTCATCCATTCGCACCGGACCTGCTACTCTCTCCAGCTCCTCTTTCGTGATTCCACCGGGTCTTAAAATCACAGGTGCTTCGCCGATACAAGAAACAACCGTTGATTCAAGCCCCACTCCAGTTGGTCCGCCATCAATAATCCCGGCAATTTTTCCATCCAGATCATTCAATACATGAACAGCCTTTGTCGGACTCGGTTTTCCTGACAAATTCGCGCTTGGAGCGGCAATCGGCAGACCGCTTTGTTTAATGATTTCCATCGCAACGGGATGACTCGGCATTCGGACTGCTACTGTATCAAGCCCGGCAGTCACCTTTGTTGATAGCTTCCCCTGCTTGCAAGGGACCACAATTGTCAGCGGACCCGGCCAAAAGCTTTTGATAAGTTCTTCTGCGTATGGTTGAATATTTTCTGTGAATCGCTCGAGATCCTCTATTTTCGAGATATGGACAATAAGCGGGTTATCACTCGGACGCCCTTTCGCTTCATATATTTTCATGACCGCTTCCGTACTCATTGCATTAGCACCGAGGCCGTAAACCGTTTCTGTCGGAAAGGCAACTACCTCATTTTTTTGCAATAGCTGCGCAGCCTGTGAAATCTGTGAATAATTTGTGGATAAATCCTTTTTTGCATCCACAGTCCATTGCATCGTTTTCATTTTATCCAAAACTCCTCTAAATCTTTTAAAATACTCCTAGTTATATAAGCATTTT
This window of the Bacillus gobiensis genome carries:
- the atpD gene encoding F0F1 ATP synthase subunit beta, with amino-acid sequence MNKGRVSQVMGPVVDVTFEDGHLPDIYNALKISHKAQSENEQSIELTLEVALHLGDDSVRAIAMDSTDGVTRGMEVADQGAPISVPVGNATLGRVFNVLGENIDLDEPVGADVKKDPIHRQAPAFDQLSTEVEILETGIKVVDLLAPYIKGGKIGLFGGAGVGKTVLIQELINNIAQEHGGISVFAGVGERTREGNDLFHEMSDSGVITKTAMVFGQMNEPPGARMRVALTGLTMAEHFRDEQGQDVLFFIDNIYRFTQAGSEVSALLGRMPSAVGYQPTLATEMGQLQERITSTNVGSVTSIQAIYVPADDYTDPAPATTFAHLDATTNLERKLSEMGIYPAVDPLASTSRALSPEIVGEEHYEVARRVQQTLQRYKELQDIIAILGMDELSDEDKLVVQRARRIQFFLSQNFHVAEQFTGQKGSYVQVKDTVAGFKAILEGKYDHLPEDAFRLVGGIEDVIENAKNMGVEV
- the atpG gene encoding ATP synthase F1 subunit gamma, whose translation is MASLRDIKSRINSNKKTSQITKAQQMVSASKLNRAENSAKAFVPYMEKIQEVVANVALGTSDATHPMLKKRPVKKTGYVVITSDRGLAGAFNVNVLRGAYQAINKRHKSTDEYAVIAVGKVCRDFFKKRGVPVIAEKTGISDEMTFMEVKDLTYQTLQMFTDETFDELYIFYNHYVSAIAQEVTEKKLLPLTDLATGKKTASYEFEPSEESILEVLLPQYAESLIYGALLDSKASEHAARMTAMKNATDNAKEIIDSLTLSYNRARQAAITQEITEIVGGAAALE
- the atpA gene encoding F0F1 ATP synthase subunit alpha, with protein sequence MSIKAEEISALIKQQIENYQSEIEVHDVGTVIQVGDGIARVHGLDHVMAGELVEFSNGVMGLAQNLETSNVGIVILGSYKGIREGDEVKRTGRIMEVPVGEELIGRVVNSLGQPVDGMGPILTSKTRPIESKAPGVMARKSVHEPLQTGIKSIDALIPIGRGQRELIIGDRQTGKTSVAIDTILNQKDQDMICIYVAIGQKESTVRGVVETLRKNGALDYTIVVTASASQPAPMLFLAPYAGVTMGEEFMYNGKHVLVIYDDLSKQANAYRELSLLLRRPPGREAFPGDVFYLHSRLLERAAKLNDSLGGGSMTALPFVETQAGDISAYIPTNVISITDGQIFLQSDLFFSGVRPAVNPGLSVSRVGGSAQVKAMRKVAGTLRLDLASYRELEAFAQFGSDLDKATQAKLNRGARTVEVLKQGLHQPLRVEKQVAILYALTRGYLDDVPVADIQRFEEEYFMFLEQNHKGLLESIKTTGNLPEDAEFKGAIEAFKHTFAPSS
- a CDS encoding F0F1 ATP synthase subunit delta; its protein translation is MSGSDISKPYATALFEIALKRSALNEIEEELQVVREVFLAENQLINLLLNPKVSAESKKTLIKKSFAAISEPVLNTLFLMIDRHRIRAIPELAVDFSSLANKIREREDAIVYSIKPLQEKELTALSEVFAKKAGVFSLRVRNEIDPDLIGGVKIRIGNRIYDGSISGKLARIERQLSGEIS
- the atpF gene encoding F0F1 ATP synthase subunit B — protein: MVKAPLVLGAGGLDFNGGDILFQIAAFLVLLWLLKIYALKPLLNVMKQREDHIASEITSAEKRNAEAKQMIEEQQELLKKARAESQSLIENAKKLGEQQKSEIIQAARNESERLKESAKQEIVKEREQAVSALREQVASLSVLVASKVIEKELDEQAQEQLIQDYLKEIGESR
- the atpE gene encoding F0F1 ATP synthase subunit C, yielding MNLLAAAIAIGLAALGAGIGNGLIVSKTVEGVARQPEAAGQLRTLMFIGVALVEAVPIIAAVIALLAFFL
- the atpB gene encoding F0F1 ATP synthase subunit A translates to MTHGAQTWEFLGLTFNLSNVLMITVASVIVFIIAVIGTRRLAMRPTGMQNAMEWIIDFVRSIISSTMDWKTGANFLALGVTLLMYIFVSNMLGLPMAITEGHNLWWKSPTADPAITLTLAVMVVCLTHYYGVKMKGAKGYFSDYFSPIKFLFPLKIIEEFANTLTLGLRLYGNIFAGEILLGLLAGLATNFYTQNVFLGLLGTIGSFPLTLAWMAFSLFIGTIQAFVFTMLTMVYMAHKVSHDH
- a CDS encoding ATP synthase subunit I, coding for MSDPSLMLRRQLKYLFFILAVCFLGAGFTMFKTEFQGLILGTVFSMMNLWLLVRRMKAFGQAAENGKAFRSVGSAARIANAVIAVAIAYRFSDQFNMVAVIVGLMMIYPVILIDSFIQLKRSSAKVR
- the upp gene encoding uracil phosphoribosyltransferase, encoding MGKVYVFDHPLIQHKLTYIRDVNTGTKEFRELVDEVATLMAFEITRDLSTEEVDVQTPVQKAKSRVISGKKLGVVPILRAGLGMIDGILKLIPAAKVGHVGLYRDPKTLKPIEYYVKLPSDVEEREFIVVDPMLATGGSAVEALNSMKKRGAKNLRFMCLIAAPEGVEEVQKYHPDVDIYIAALDEKLNEKGYIIPGLGDAGDRMFGTK
- the glyA gene encoding serine hydroxymethyltransferase is translated as MKYLPEQDKQVFQSIQNERKRQQSKIELIASENFVSEAVMEAQGSVLTNKYAEGYPGKRYYGGCEYVDVVEDIARDRAKEIFGAEYVNVQPHSGAQANMAVYFTILEPGDTVLGMNLSHGGHLTHGSPVNFSGVQYNFIEYGVDKDTHIIDYQDVREKALKHKPKLIVAGASAYPRVIDFEKFREIADEVGAYFMVDMAHIAGLVATGLHPNPVPHAHFVTTTTHKTLRGPRGGMILCKEEFGKKIDKSIFPGIQGGPLMHVIAAKAVSFGEALTNEFKDYSKQVVENANRLAEALLKEEIQLVSGGTDNHLVLLDVRSLGITGKTAEHVLDEIGITVNKNTIPFDPESPFVTSGIRIGTAAVTARGFDLEAMDEIAAIISLALKNPEDEEKLKEAAQRVESLTEKFPLYSEIDY